Within Phycisphaerales bacterium, the genomic segment TGGCTATAATTGGCTGCTGCGTAGCGATGCACCGGGTTCCTGCCGTACTTTTGTCCGGCTGTGGGAGTAGTTCAGGCATGCGTGAAATCTGGCGCACGCTCTATGGGGCGTTCTTCCTGCTGATACTCGGCTGCGTAGTGGGGCTGGCGGCCAATGGCGCGCGCGGTCGTGGCCAGATCAACCTTTTCCACTCCTATATGCCTAGTGTGACGCCGGCGCCCCGTCCGGCGCCCGCCACGCAAACGGCAACCGACCCACAAGCCGCTTCCGAGCCAGGTCATGGTTCAGCGGCGCAGCCCGACGGGGCGCTGCTGGATGCACCCTACACCCTCCTCGGCTTCGACGAGGTCAAGGCGATCTACGAAGACGAGGCGCGGGTCGGCATGCTCGATGTCTTCTTCGATGCGCGCGACAGCGCCCCCTACCGACGCAGCCACATCCCCACCGCGGTGCAGTTCTTTCCGTATGATTCCGGCTTCTTTGCGGATGTAGCCCTGCAATACCTCGGAGCGGAACGCATCATCATCTACTGCAACGGCGGGCAATGTGAAGACAGTATCCTCGCGGCTCAGGAGCTGGAGCGCCTCGGCTTCCTCCGCGCGCAACTCCACATCTACAAAGGCGGGTGGGAAGAGTGGCACGCGGCCGGCATGCCACTGACGGAGGGGCCGTAATGGGTTCCAACGATCGTCCGCGGAGTCTGCTGGGAAAGATCGACCGCTCCGGGGTGCCACTGTTGCTCGCCCGTCTCGGCGTGGGTGGTTGGTTCGCCTACCTGGCGATCCTGAAGATCATGGCTCCGGCGAATTTCCTGAAGACCCTGCGCGGTTTCGAGGTGCTGCCAACCGAACCGCCGTTCCTGATGCATGCCGTCGTGATCGTGCTGCCGTGGCTGGAGTTGCTGTGCGCAGCCGCGGTGGTGCTGGGCATCTGGCGGCGCGGCGCGGCACTGCTGATCAACGGCATGCTGCTCTATTTTACACCCCTGCTGGCGCTGCACGCCGCGACGCTGCTGAGCGACCCGGCCCGCGCGGGGGAGTTCGCATGGTACTGCGCGGTGAAGTTCGACTGCGGCTGCGGCACCGGCGAGACTTACATCTGCACGAAGCTGGCCGAGAACCTGGCACTCCAGGTGGGAGCGCTCATCATCCTGTTCTCGCGCTCGCGCCTACTCGTGATCGAAGCCCTTTGGCAGCGCCGGTTGAAGAAGGAACGGCGTGCTGAAGCCAAGCGGCAGACCGCCGCTGAGGCGTCCGCACAAGCGGGCGTTCCCCCCTTGTCTCCGCCCGCCCCGGCGGAGTAACAACCACGAGTCGCAAGGAGCATTCCCATGCAAGTCATCGTGGACCTCTGCGTGATTCCACTCGGTGTGGGCGTGTCCGTATCGGCCTATGTCGCCGCTTGCGAAAGGGTTCTGCAGGAGGCAGGTCTCAAGACCCACTTGCACGCCTACGGGACCAACATCGAGGGCGAGTG encodes:
- a CDS encoding rhodanese-like domain-containing protein; protein product: MREIWRTLYGAFFLLILGCVVGLAANGARGRGQINLFHSYMPSVTPAPRPAPATQTATDPQAASEPGHGSAAQPDGALLDAPYTLLGFDEVKAIYEDEARVGMLDVFFDARDSAPYRRSHIPTAVQFFPYDSGFFADVALQYLGAERIIIYCNGGQCEDSILAAQELERLGFLRAQLHIYKGGWEEWHAAGMPLTEGP